The following coding sequences lie in one Carassius carassius chromosome 1, fCarCar2.1, whole genome shotgun sequence genomic window:
- the LOC132144771 gene encoding F-box/LRR-repeat protein 16-like isoform X2, with translation MLNMSTPSDLKSPCVTRNGMVKLPPQPNGLGSASITKGTPAAKNRLCQSSSVPTILPPTSLPYHLEPLPTAASLLGPDLDTSPVTAIKAPLWQFPKTLLERQLVLDEKVLNRLLWYFTTAEKCILAQVCKTWRKVLYQPKFWEGVTPILHAKELYTILPNGEKEFVSLQAFALRGFQSFCLVGVSDLDICEFIDNYPLSKKGVKSVSLKRSTITDAGLEVMLEQMQGLMHLELSGCNDFTEAGLWSSLNARLTSLSVSDCINVADDAIAAISQLLPNLSELSLQAYHVTDTAMAYFTAKQGYTTHTLRLNSCWEITNHGVVNMVHSLPNLTSLSLSGCSKITDDGVELVAENLRKLRSLDLSWCPRITDMALEYIACDLHKLEELVLDRCVRITDTGLGYLSTMSTLRSLYLRWCCQVQDFGLQHLYGMRSLRLLSLAGCPLLTTTGLSGLIQLQELEELELTNCPGATAELFKYYSQHLPRCMVIE, from the exons ATGCTGAATATGTCCACTCCCAGTGACCTCAAGTCCCCATGCGTGACGCGAAACGGCATGGTCAAGCTTCCCCCCCAGCCCAATGGCCTCGGTTCGGCCAGCATCACTAAAGGCACTCCAGCTGCCAAGAATCGCCTGTGTCAGTCGTCCTCCGTGCCCACCATCTTGCCTCCCACTAGCCTGCCCTATCACCTGGAGCCCCTGCCCACAGCAGCCTCACTTCTGGGCCCCGACCTGGACACGAGCCCTGTGACTGCCATCAAAGCTCCCCTCTGGCAATTTCCCAAGACCCTGCTAGAGAGACAACTGGTCCTGGACGAAAAGGTGCTGAACCGGCTCTTGTGGTACTTCACCACGGCAGAAAAGTGCATTCTAGCCCAGGTGTGCAAGACGTGGCGGAAAGTGCTCTACCAGCCCAAGTTCTGGGAAGGCGTGACACCTATTCTACATGCCAAGGAACTCTACACTATTCTGCCAAATGGGGAGAAGGAGTTTGTTAGCCTGCAGGCTTTTGCTCTCAGAGGATTCCAGTCCTTCTGTCTAGTGGGGGTCTCGGATTTGGACATTTGTGAATTCATCGACAACTATCCGCTGTCGAAGAAGGGAGTCAAGTCTGTCAGTCTAAAGAGGTCGACTATTACAGATGCGGGACTTGAG GTGATGCTGGAACAGATGCAGGGTCTGATGCACCTTGAACTCTCCGGCTGCAATGATTTCACAGAAGCCGGCCTGTGGTCCAGCCTGAATGCGCGGCTTACCTCTCTCAGTGTCAGCGACTGCATCAACGTGGCAGATGACGCCATCGCCGCCATTTCTCAGCTCCTTCCCAACCTATCGGAGCTCAGCCTGCAGGCCTATCACGTGACTGACACGGCCATGGCCTACTTCACCGCCAAGCAAGGCTACACCACCCACACCCTACGCCTGAACTCCTGCTGGGAGATCACCAACCATGGCGTAGTTAACATGGTGCACAGCCTGCCAAACCTCACCTCCCTCAGCCTGTCAGGCTGCTCGAAGATCACAGACGATGGCGTGGAATTGGTTGCAGAGAATCTGAGGAAGCTCCGGAGTCTGGATCTGTCCTGGTGCCCCCGCATCACTGACATGGCCCTTGAGTATATCGCCTGTGACCTACACAAGCTGGAGGAGCTGGTTCTGGACCG ATGTGTGCGGATCACAGATACAGGCCTGGGTTACTTATCTACCATGTCAACTCTGAGAAGTCTCTACTTGCGCTGGTGCTGTCAG GTGCAAGACTTTGGGTTACAGCATCTATATGGCATGAGGAGTCTTCGTCTTCTCTCTCTAGCAG
- the LOC132144771 gene encoding F-box/LRR-repeat protein 16-like isoform X1, with the protein MKERLPMLNMSTPSDLKSPCVTRNGMVKLPPQPNGLGSASITKGTPAAKNRLCQSSSVPTILPPTSLPYHLEPLPTAASLLGPDLDTSPVTAIKAPLWQFPKTLLERQLVLDEKVLNRLLWYFTTAEKCILAQVCKTWRKVLYQPKFWEGVTPILHAKELYTILPNGEKEFVSLQAFALRGFQSFCLVGVSDLDICEFIDNYPLSKKGVKSVSLKRSTITDAGLEVMLEQMQGLMHLELSGCNDFTEAGLWSSLNARLTSLSVSDCINVADDAIAAISQLLPNLSELSLQAYHVTDTAMAYFTAKQGYTTHTLRLNSCWEITNHGVVNMVHSLPNLTSLSLSGCSKITDDGVELVAENLRKLRSLDLSWCPRITDMALEYIACDLHKLEELVLDRCVRITDTGLGYLSTMSTLRSLYLRWCCQVQDFGLQHLYGMRSLRLLSLAGCPLLTTTGLSGLIQLQELEELELTNCPGATAELFKYYSQHLPRCMVIE; encoded by the exons ATGAAAGAAAG GCTTCCAATGCTGAATATGTCCACTCCCAGTGACCTCAAGTCCCCATGCGTGACGCGAAACGGCATGGTCAAGCTTCCCCCCCAGCCCAATGGCCTCGGTTCGGCCAGCATCACTAAAGGCACTCCAGCTGCCAAGAATCGCCTGTGTCAGTCGTCCTCCGTGCCCACCATCTTGCCTCCCACTAGCCTGCCCTATCACCTGGAGCCCCTGCCCACAGCAGCCTCACTTCTGGGCCCCGACCTGGACACGAGCCCTGTGACTGCCATCAAAGCTCCCCTCTGGCAATTTCCCAAGACCCTGCTAGAGAGACAACTGGTCCTGGACGAAAAGGTGCTGAACCGGCTCTTGTGGTACTTCACCACGGCAGAAAAGTGCATTCTAGCCCAGGTGTGCAAGACGTGGCGGAAAGTGCTCTACCAGCCCAAGTTCTGGGAAGGCGTGACACCTATTCTACATGCCAAGGAACTCTACACTATTCTGCCAAATGGGGAGAAGGAGTTTGTTAGCCTGCAGGCTTTTGCTCTCAGAGGATTCCAGTCCTTCTGTCTAGTGGGGGTCTCGGATTTGGACATTTGTGAATTCATCGACAACTATCCGCTGTCGAAGAAGGGAGTCAAGTCTGTCAGTCTAAAGAGGTCGACTATTACAGATGCGGGACTTGAG GTGATGCTGGAACAGATGCAGGGTCTGATGCACCTTGAACTCTCCGGCTGCAATGATTTCACAGAAGCCGGCCTGTGGTCCAGCCTGAATGCGCGGCTTACCTCTCTCAGTGTCAGCGACTGCATCAACGTGGCAGATGACGCCATCGCCGCCATTTCTCAGCTCCTTCCCAACCTATCGGAGCTCAGCCTGCAGGCCTATCACGTGACTGACACGGCCATGGCCTACTTCACCGCCAAGCAAGGCTACACCACCCACACCCTACGCCTGAACTCCTGCTGGGAGATCACCAACCATGGCGTAGTTAACATGGTGCACAGCCTGCCAAACCTCACCTCCCTCAGCCTGTCAGGCTGCTCGAAGATCACAGACGATGGCGTGGAATTGGTTGCAGAGAATCTGAGGAAGCTCCGGAGTCTGGATCTGTCCTGGTGCCCCCGCATCACTGACATGGCCCTTGAGTATATCGCCTGTGACCTACACAAGCTGGAGGAGCTGGTTCTGGACCG ATGTGTGCGGATCACAGATACAGGCCTGGGTTACTTATCTACCATGTCAACTCTGAGAAGTCTCTACTTGCGCTGGTGCTGTCAG GTGCAAGACTTTGGGTTACAGCATCTATATGGCATGAGGAGTCTTCGTCTTCTCTCTCTAGCAG